Proteins from a single region of Orcinus orca chromosome 20, mOrcOrc1.1, whole genome shotgun sequence:
- the TAT gene encoding tyrosine aminotransferase, giving the protein MDPYMIQLHDHGNLPSVLDVHVNIPGRSSVPGKMKGRKARWSVKPSDMSNKTFNPIRAIVDSMKVKPNPNKTMIALSIGDPTVFGNLPTDPEVTQAIKDALDSGKYNGYAPSTGYLSSREEVASYYHCPEAPLEAKDVILTSGCSQAIELCLAVLANPGQNILVPRPGFSLYRTLAESMGIEVKPYNLLPEKFWEIDLKQLESLIDEKTACLVVNNPSNPCGSVFSRSHLQKILAVAARQCVPILADEIYGDMVFSDSKFEPLATLSSNVPILSCGGLAKRWLVPGWRMGWILIHDRRDIFGNEIRDGLVKLSQRILGPCTLVQGALKNILHRTPQEFYHNTLSFLKSNADLCYGALAAIPGLRPIRPSGAMYLMVGIEMEHFPEFENDVEFTEQLVAEQSVHCLPATCFEYPNFFRVVITIPEVMMLEACSRIQEFCDQHYHCAEGSLEECDK; this is encoded by the exons ATGGACCCATACATGATTCAGTTGCACGACCATGGCAACCTCCCCTCAGTGCTGGATGTGCATGTCAACATCCCTGGGAGAAGCTCTGTGCCGGGAAAAatgaaaggcaggaaggccagaTGGTCCGTGAAGCCCTCGGACATGTCCAACAAAACTTTCAATCCCATCCGGGCCATTGTGGACAGCATGAAGGTGAAGCCAAATCCAAACAAGACCATGATTGCTCTGTCAATTG GGGACCCTACTGTGTTTGGAAACCTGCCTACAGATCCTGAAGTTACCCAAGCAATAAAAGATGCCCTTGACTCGGGGAAGTATAACGGCTATGCCCCCTCCACTG GCTACTTATCGAGTCGGGAGGAGGTTGCTTCTTATTACCACTGTCCCGAGGCACCCCTGGAAGCTAAG GATGTCATTCTAACAAGTGGCTGCAGTCAGGCTATTGAACTTTGTTTAGCTGTGCTGGCCAACCCAGGGCAAAACATCCTAGTTCCCAGACCTGGCTTCTCTCTCTACAGGACTCTGGCGGAATCTATGGGAATCGAGGTCAAACCCTACAATTTATTG CCAGAGAAGTTTTGGGAAATTGACCTGAAACAACTGGAATCTCTGATTGATGAAAAGACAGCTTGTCTCGTTGTCAATAATCCATCAAACCCCTGTGGGTCAGTGTTCAGTAGAAGTCATCTCCAGAAAATTTTGGCAG TGGCTGCAAGGCAGTGTGTCCCCATCTTAGCTGATGAGATCTATGGAGACATG GTGTTTTCAGATTCCAAATTTGAACCTCTAGCCACCCTCAGCAGCAACGTCCCCATCCTGTCCTGTGGAGGGCTGGCCAAGCGCTGGCTGGTTCCTGGCTGGAGGATGGGCTGGATTCTTATCCATGACCGAAGAGATATTTTTGGCAATGAG ATCCGAGATGGGCTGGTGAAGCTGAGTCAGCGGATCCTGGGACCCTGCACCCTTGTCCAGGGAGCTCTGAAAAACATCCTGCATCGCACCCCTCAAGAGTTCTACCACAACACTCTAAGCTTCCTCAAG TCCAATGCGGATCTCTGCTATGGGGCATTGGCTGCCATCCCTGGACTCCGGCCCATCCGCCCTTCTGGGGCCATGTACCTCATG GTTGGAATTGAGATGGAACATTTCCCAGAATTTGAGAATGATGTGGAATTCACTGAGCAGTTAGTTGCTGAGCAATCCGTCCACTGCCTCCCGGCAACA TGCTTCGAGTACCCAAATTTCTTCCGAGTGGTAATCACAATCCCCGAAGTGATGATGCTGGAGGCCTGTAGCCGGATCCAGGAGTTCTGTGACCAGCACTACCATTGTGCTGAAGGGAGCCTGGAGGAATGTGACAAATAG